In Meiothermus sp. Pnk-1, the following are encoded in one genomic region:
- a CDS encoding NUDIX hydrolase, translating into MGSPHKPQSGSRISRRRVVSAGGVVLRVGRRGLEVLLVTLRQGAVWSLPKGQVEPGERYSETAVREVREETSVEARILAPLGRIRYHFTVRDEATPVAVTKEVHYFLMRYQAGEPKPQLAEVEGAEWVPVHVALSRLSYANEREMLHRALKRWEKPSRSLEATQA; encoded by the coding sequence ATGGGTTCACCGCATAAGCCACAGTCAGGCTCTAGAATAAGTCGCCGTCGGGTAGTTTCAGCAGGGGGGGTGGTGCTGCGCGTGGGCCGCCGGGGGCTGGAAGTGCTACTGGTGACCCTACGCCAGGGCGCAGTGTGGAGCCTGCCCAAGGGCCAGGTGGAGCCGGGGGAGCGCTACAGCGAGACCGCGGTACGCGAGGTACGCGAGGAGACCAGTGTGGAGGCTCGCATCCTGGCCCCTCTAGGGCGGATTCGCTACCACTTTACCGTGCGCGACGAGGCCACCCCGGTGGCCGTCACCAAGGAAGTGCACTACTTTTTGATGCGCTATCAGGCTGGAGAACCCAAGCCACAGCTGGCCGAAGTGGAGGGGGCAGAGTGGGTTCCGGTACACGTGGCCTTGAGCCGCCTCTCCTACGCCAACGAGCGGGAGATGCTACATAGGGCCCTAAAGC